The Trinickia acidisoli genome includes a window with the following:
- a CDS encoding helix-turn-helix domain-containing protein, producing the protein MNSTLISSRAVSQRSNRPVGDLLREWRQRRRMSQLVLATEAQISTRHLSFVESGRAQPSREMLMHLAEQLDVPLRARNALLAAAGFAPLYGERALTDPQLDAVREAVRLVLRGHEPYPALAIDRHWTMMAANGALAPLIARADPRLLEPPVNVLRLSLHPDGLAPHIVDWAGWRAHALQRVERQAQASGDAALAVLLEELAAYPAPPGANLEPSREPAPLADVVVPFRLRTDIGMLSFFSTTTVFGSPVDVTLSELAIEAFFPADAATGDALRAYHASQPQASTASNAG; encoded by the coding sequence ATGAACTCGACCCTCATCTCTTCGCGCGCCGTCTCCCAACGTTCGAATCGCCCAGTCGGCGATTTGCTGCGTGAATGGCGCCAGCGCCGCCGCATGAGCCAGCTCGTGCTTGCCACCGAGGCGCAGATTTCGACACGCCATCTGAGCTTCGTCGAATCGGGCCGCGCGCAGCCGAGCCGAGAGATGCTCATGCATCTGGCCGAACAACTCGATGTTCCGCTGCGCGCGCGTAATGCACTGCTCGCCGCCGCGGGCTTCGCGCCGCTCTATGGCGAGCGCGCGCTGACCGATCCGCAGCTCGATGCGGTACGCGAGGCGGTTCGGCTTGTCTTGCGAGGGCATGAGCCCTATCCGGCGCTTGCGATCGACCGACACTGGACGATGATGGCCGCCAATGGCGCACTCGCGCCGCTCATCGCGCGTGCCGATCCCCGGTTGCTCGAGCCGCCCGTCAACGTACTGCGCTTGTCGCTGCACCCCGATGGGCTCGCGCCGCACATCGTCGATTGGGCCGGTTGGCGCGCGCATGCATTGCAACGTGTCGAGCGGCAGGCGCAAGCGAGCGGCGATGCGGCGCTCGCGGTGCTCCTCGAGGAGCTCGCCGCCTATCCGGCGCCGCCCGGCGCCAATCTAGAACCCAGCCGCGAGCCGGCGCCGCTCGCGGACGTGGTCGTGCCGTTTCGTCTGCGCACCGACATCGGTATGTTGTCGTTCTTCAGTACGACAACGGTATTCGGGTCGCCCGTCGATGTGACGTTGTCGGAACTCGCGATCGAGGCGTTTTTCCCGGCTGATGCGGCCACGGGCGATGCTTTGCGCGCCTATCACGCAAGCCAGCCGCAAGCGTCGACGGCGAGCAACGCAGGCTAG
- a CDS encoding methionine ABC transporter permease, producing MFSEMSSMFVQSFWETLVMVGISGAVGALVGLPLGVLLFLTDRGGVLQSVSANRVMGFTVNAVRSTPFIILLVAVIPLTRLIVGTSIGTAAAVVPLTIAAAPFIGRLVETALREVDRGLIETAEALGATTRQIVFKVLLPEALPGIVAGLTITFVSLVGYSAMAGAIGGGGLGDLGIRYGYQRFLPEVMVAVVVILIVFVQLVQSFGDWLVRRLSHR from the coding sequence ATGTTCAGTGAAATGTCTTCGATGTTCGTTCAGTCGTTTTGGGAAACGCTCGTCATGGTCGGCATCTCGGGCGCCGTCGGCGCGCTCGTCGGCTTGCCGCTCGGCGTGCTGCTGTTTCTGACCGACCGCGGCGGCGTGCTGCAAAGCGTATCCGCGAACCGCGTGATGGGCTTCACCGTCAATGCCGTGCGCTCGACGCCGTTCATCATCCTGCTCGTCGCCGTCATTCCGCTGACGCGCTTGATCGTCGGGACGTCGATCGGCACCGCTGCCGCCGTCGTGCCGCTGACGATCGCCGCCGCGCCGTTCATCGGGCGGCTCGTCGAAACGGCGCTGCGTGAGGTCGATCGCGGGCTCATCGAGACCGCCGAAGCGCTCGGTGCGACGACGCGCCAAATCGTCTTCAAGGTTTTGCTGCCCGAAGCGTTGCCGGGCATCGTCGCCGGTCTCACGATCACGTTCGTTTCGCTCGTCGGCTACTCGGCGATGGCCGGCGCGATCGGCGGCGGCGGCCTGGGCGATCTCGGCATTCGCTATGGCTACCAGCGGTTTTTGCCCGAGGTGATGGTGGCGGTCGTCGTCATCCTCATCGTCTTCGTGCAACTCGTGCAATCGTTCGGGGACTGGCTCGTGCGCCGCTTGAGCCACCGATGA
- a CDS encoding acyl-CoA dehydrogenase family protein: protein MNFELTDEQRMLGDTLARFVAEQYGFAARERIARSPEGFDRATWRRFGELGAIGALFAPEHGGFGGTGDDIAVVFEHLGRALVVEPFLGALVAGRAIALAGNAVQRAWLARLIDGDAVLAFAHGEPDSRDELARIATTATRTDDGWRLNGTKAVVLCGEGADGFVVSARTSGPVDMEDGISLFWVRRDTPGLALRGYALIDGGRGAELFLRESTLPADALLGPQDKGYGVLEAALGCGVLALSAEALGAMETAFAATLEYLRTRRQFGVPIGSFQALQHRMADLAIDLEQARSAVINAAAALAAPRLARERALSAAKYTIGQVGSRLAREAVQLHGGIGMTWELPLAHYAKRLVMIDHQLGDEDHHLVRYISLGRAPGTESA, encoded by the coding sequence ATGAACTTCGAGTTGACCGATGAGCAGCGCATGCTCGGGGACACGCTCGCGCGCTTTGTCGCCGAGCAGTATGGCTTCGCCGCGCGCGAGCGCATCGCGCGCTCGCCTGAAGGCTTCGATCGCGCGACATGGCGGCGCTTCGGCGAACTCGGTGCGATCGGGGCACTGTTCGCGCCCGAGCACGGCGGCTTCGGCGGCACGGGCGACGACATCGCCGTCGTGTTCGAGCACTTGGGGCGAGCTCTCGTGGTCGAGCCGTTCTTGGGCGCACTCGTCGCCGGGCGCGCGATCGCGCTGGCGGGCAACGCGGTGCAACGCGCATGGCTGGCACGGCTCATCGACGGCGACGCCGTGCTGGCATTTGCGCACGGCGAGCCCGACTCGCGCGACGAGCTGGCCCGTATCGCGACAACGGCGACACGAACCGACGACGGCTGGCGCTTGAATGGAACGAAAGCGGTCGTGCTTTGCGGCGAGGGGGCCGACGGCTTCGTCGTCTCGGCACGCACGAGCGGACCGGTCGACATGGAGGACGGCATTTCATTGTTCTGGGTGCGGCGCGACACGCCGGGGCTTGCGCTGCGCGGCTATGCGCTGATCGACGGCGGCCGTGGCGCAGAACTCTTCCTACGCGAATCGACACTGCCTGCCGATGCGCTGCTCGGCCCGCAAGACAAAGGGTACGGCGTACTCGAAGCAGCGCTCGGCTGTGGCGTGCTGGCGCTCTCGGCCGAAGCGTTGGGGGCGATGGAAACGGCATTCGCCGCGACGCTCGAGTATCTGCGCACGCGCCGTCAATTCGGCGTGCCGATCGGCAGCTTTCAGGCGTTGCAGCACCGCATGGCCGATCTTGCGATCGACCTCGAACAAGCGCGCTCTGCGGTCATCAATGCAGCAGCCGCGCTTGCCGCGCCGCGCCTTGCACGCGAGCGCGCGCTATCGGCGGCCAAGTACACGATCGGACAAGTGGGCTCACGGCTCGCCCGCGAAGCCGTGCAGTTGCACGGGGGCATCGGCATGACGTGGGAACTCCCGCTCGCACACTATGCGAAGCGACTCGTCATGATCGATCATCAACTCGGCGATGAGGATCATCATTTGGTGCGGTACATCTCGCTTGGCCGTGCTCCGGGTACCGAGAGCGCCTAG
- a CDS encoding acyl-CoA dehydrogenase family protein — MDLSFTVEEEAFRSEVRRFLDERLPARTARKVKHGLRLAREDMAQWHALLHARGWLASHWPREYGGTGWSPVERFIFDNECALAGAPRIVPFGVNMLGPVLIKYGNEAQKRCWLPRILDGSDWWCQGYSEPGAGSDLASLATRAVRARDADGEHYVVNGQKTWTTLGHYANMMFCLVRTATDVRKQEGISFLLIDMRTPGIDVRPIVTLDGEHEVNEVFFTNVRVPAENLVGEENRGWTYAKYLLTYERTNIAGVGFSVAALERLEHAAAKIMHRGRPLAEDALFAARLARVSIDLDNMKTTNLRTIAAAAGGGAPGAQSSMLKVRGTQIRQEIAALMRRALGPYAQPFVDEAFDEGYEGAPLGPFDAPDAAKSDFNNYKLSIFGGSNEIQKNIIAKAILEL, encoded by the coding sequence ATGGACTTGAGTTTCACTGTCGAAGAAGAGGCATTTCGCAGCGAAGTACGGCGCTTTCTCGACGAAAGGCTGCCGGCTCGCACAGCGCGCAAGGTCAAGCACGGGCTACGGCTCGCGCGCGAGGACATGGCCCAATGGCATGCGCTTCTCCACGCGCGCGGCTGGCTCGCGAGCCACTGGCCGCGCGAATACGGCGGTACGGGCTGGAGTCCCGTCGAACGTTTCATCTTCGACAACGAATGCGCGCTCGCCGGCGCGCCGCGCATCGTACCGTTCGGCGTGAACATGCTCGGCCCCGTGCTGATCAAGTACGGCAACGAAGCGCAAAAGCGATGCTGGCTGCCGCGCATTCTCGATGGCTCCGACTGGTGGTGCCAGGGCTACTCCGAGCCCGGTGCGGGTTCCGACCTCGCATCGCTCGCCACACGTGCCGTACGCGCGCGCGACGCCGACGGCGAACATTACGTGGTAAACGGCCAGAAGACATGGACCACGCTCGGCCACTACGCGAACATGATGTTCTGCCTCGTGCGCACGGCTACCGACGTGCGCAAGCAAGAAGGCATCAGCTTCTTGCTGATCGACATGCGCACGCCCGGCATCGACGTACGCCCCATCGTGACGCTCGACGGCGAGCACGAAGTGAACGAAGTGTTTTTCACGAACGTGCGCGTGCCCGCCGAGAATCTCGTCGGCGAAGAGAATCGCGGCTGGACCTACGCCAAGTACCTGCTCACGTACGAGCGCACGAATATCGCGGGCGTGGGCTTCTCGGTGGCGGCCCTCGAGCGGCTCGAGCATGCGGCGGCAAAAATCATGCATCGCGGGCGGCCGCTCGCCGAAGATGCGCTTTTCGCAGCCCGCCTGGCGCGCGTCTCCATCGACCTGGACAACATGAAGACGACGAACCTGCGCACGATCGCGGCTGCCGCGGGCGGCGGCGCGCCCGGTGCGCAAAGCTCGATGCTGAAAGTGCGCGGCACGCAGATTCGCCAGGAAATCGCGGCGTTGATGCGGCGTGCATTGGGCCCTTACGCGCAGCCGTTCGTCGACGAAGCATTCGACGAGGGCTACGAGGGCGCGCCGCTCGGCCCATTCGATGCGCCCGATGCCGCCAAAAGCGACTTCAACAACTACAAGCTCTCGATCTTCGGCGGATCGAACGAGATTCAAAAGAACATCATCGCGAAAGCGATCCTTGAACTCTGA
- a CDS encoding 3-hydroxyacyl-CoA dehydrogenase NAD-binding domain-containing protein — MTAPTHASVVSRTLHGNVLVVTIDHPPVNALSVDVRRGLIEAIDAADADAAAQAVLIVGAGRNFIAGADIREFGKPPLLPLLPTVCNRIEACAKPVVAAIHGAALGGGLEVALAAHYRLAVRGAKLGLPEVQLGLLPGAGGTQRAPRLIGVAPALDLMLSGRHARAEEALSLGLVDRLGATDDVLGEGLAYARELLAAKAGVRPTRAAKALADRGAGRVAVDTARKETAKRARGLFSPMKIVDAVEAALTLPFDEGLVLERKLFVECLESPQRAGLIHAFFAEREVGKAPETKAATPRPISTIGIVGGGTMGAGIAVAVLDAGLPVTMIERDDEALARGRGHVERVYDGLVAKGRIKAEAKNAALARFTGSTSYDALAGVDLVIEAVFEDMAVKQAVFAELDRVCKRGAILATNTSYLDIDEIAGTTSRPADVVGLHFFSPANVMKLLEIVVPARVSAAVVATAFELAKQLRKVPVRAGVCDGFIGNRLLAVYRMAADYLMEDGASPYQIDRAMREFGYPMGPYQVVDLAGGDIGWAARKRRAPTRDPRLRYVEIADRLCERGWFGQKTSRGFYRYEQGARTGTPDPEVEAIVAAERVRAGVSPRGFADDEIVRRLMCAVVNEAANIVREGIALRPLDVDVTLIYGYGFPRYRGGPMKYADMLGLPNILTELERLSKEDAFFWRPSPLIVELVERGADFSSLNDAPA; from the coding sequence ATGACCGCCCCGACCCACGCCTCCGTCGTCTCCCGCACCCTGCACGGCAACGTGCTCGTCGTCACCATCGATCACCCGCCCGTGAACGCCTTGAGCGTCGACGTGCGGCGCGGGCTCATCGAGGCGATCGACGCCGCCGACGCCGATGCCGCCGCGCAAGCCGTGCTGATCGTCGGTGCGGGGCGCAACTTCATCGCCGGCGCCGACATCCGCGAATTCGGCAAACCGCCATTGCTGCCCTTGCTGCCGACGGTCTGCAACCGCATCGAGGCGTGCGCCAAACCCGTCGTCGCCGCCATTCACGGCGCAGCACTCGGCGGCGGGCTCGAAGTCGCGCTCGCGGCACACTATCGGCTCGCGGTACGCGGCGCGAAACTCGGGTTACCCGAAGTCCAGCTCGGGTTGCTGCCCGGCGCTGGGGGCACGCAGCGCGCGCCGCGTCTCATCGGCGTGGCTCCCGCCCTCGACTTGATGCTCTCGGGCCGCCATGCGCGGGCCGAAGAGGCGCTCTCGCTCGGTCTCGTCGACCGCCTCGGCGCGACCGACGACGTGCTCGGCGAAGGGCTCGCCTATGCGCGCGAACTGCTCGCGGCCAAAGCCGGCGTGCGGCCGACGCGCGCCGCCAAGGCACTGGCCGATAGGGGCGCGGGCCGCGTCGCAGTGGACACCGCCCGCAAGGAAACGGCCAAGCGCGCGCGCGGACTCTTTTCGCCGATGAAGATCGTCGATGCGGTCGAGGCGGCGCTGACGCTACCGTTCGACGAAGGCCTCGTCCTCGAGCGCAAACTGTTCGTCGAATGCCTCGAGAGCCCGCAGCGCGCGGGCCTCATCCACGCGTTCTTCGCCGAACGCGAAGTCGGGAAGGCACCCGAGACGAAGGCCGCCACGCCACGCCCGATCTCGACGATCGGCATCGTCGGCGGCGGCACGATGGGCGCCGGCATCGCGGTGGCCGTGCTCGATGCGGGGCTGCCCGTCACGATGATCGAGCGCGACGACGAAGCACTCGCACGCGGGCGCGGACACGTCGAGCGCGTCTACGACGGCCTCGTGGCCAAAGGCCGCATCAAAGCCGAGGCCAAAAACGCCGCCCTCGCACGCTTCACGGGCAGCACGTCGTACGATGCGCTTGCGGGCGTCGATCTCGTCATCGAAGCGGTGTTCGAGGACATGGCCGTCAAGCAAGCCGTCTTCGCCGAACTCGACCGCGTCTGCAAGCGTGGCGCCATTCTCGCGACGAACACCTCGTATCTCGACATCGACGAAATCGCCGGCACGACGTCGCGTCCGGCCGACGTTGTCGGTCTGCACTTCTTTTCGCCGGCCAACGTCATGAAGCTGCTCGAAATCGTCGTGCCCGCCCGCGTGAGCGCAGCCGTCGTCGCCACGGCATTCGAACTCGCCAAACAGCTACGCAAGGTGCCCGTCCGTGCCGGGGTCTGCGACGGCTTCATCGGCAATCGCCTGCTTGCCGTCTATCGCATGGCCGCCGATTACCTGATGGAAGACGGCGCTTCGCCCTATCAGATCGATCGCGCCATGCGCGAGTTCGGCTATCCGATGGGCCCGTATCAAGTCGTCGATCTGGCCGGCGGCGACATCGGCTGGGCCGCACGCAAGCGACGCGCGCCGACCCGCGATCCGCGCCTGCGCTACGTCGAAATCGCCGACCGTCTCTGCGAGCGCGGCTGGTTCGGGCAGAAGACGAGCCGCGGCTTCTATCGCTACGAGCAAGGCGCGCGGACAGGCACGCCCGACCCGGAAGTCGAAGCGATCGTCGCAGCCGAACGCGTGCGTGCCGGCGTCTCGCCGCGCGGTTTCGCCGACGACGAGATCGTGCGCCGCCTCATGTGCGCCGTCGTCAACGAAGCCGCGAACATCGTGCGCGAAGGCATCGCGCTGCGTCCGCTCGACGTCGACGTCACGTTGATCTACGGCTACGGCTTTCCGCGCTACCGCGGCGGCCCGATGAAGTACGCCGACATGCTAGGGCTGCCGAACATACTGACCGAGCTCGAGCGCTTGTCGAAAGAAGACGCGTTCTTTTGGCGGCCGTCGCCGCTCATCGTCGAACTCGTCGAACGCGGGGCCGATTTTTCGAGCTTGAACGACGCGCCGGCATAA
- a CDS encoding Lrp/AsnC ligand binding domain-containing protein, whose protein sequence is MRIERQPIRKLDKLDRKILKVLQEDGRIAMKDLAERVGLTVTPCIERVKRMERDQVILGYYARVDPAQLGAALLVFVEITLGNKSGNMFDQFRREVQKIPEVLECHLVSGDFDYLIKARIGEMADYRKLLGDILLQLPGAVQSKSYVVMEEIKEMLTIAVGD, encoded by the coding sequence ATGAGAATAGAACGCCAGCCGATCCGCAAGCTCGACAAGCTCGATCGCAAGATACTCAAGGTGTTGCAGGAAGACGGTCGCATCGCCATGAAGGATCTCGCCGAGCGGGTCGGGCTGACCGTCACGCCCTGCATCGAGCGCGTCAAGCGGATGGAGCGGGATCAGGTGATCCTGGGCTACTACGCGCGCGTCGACCCGGCGCAGCTCGGCGCCGCGCTACTCGTGTTCGTCGAGATCACGCTCGGCAACAAGAGCGGCAATATGTTCGATCAGTTCCGGCGCGAGGTGCAGAAGATTCCCGAGGTACTCGAATGCCATCTCGTCTCCGGCGATTTCGACTATCTCATCAAGGCGCGTATCGGCGAGATGGCCGATTACCGCAAACTGCTCGGCGACATCCTGCTGCAACTGCCGGGGGCGGTGCAGTCCAAGAGCTATGTCGTCATGGAGGAGATCAAGGAGATGCTGACGATCGCCGTGGGCGATTGA
- a CDS encoding D-amino acid dehydrogenase yields MRVVVLGSGVVGVTSAYYLARAGHAVTVVDRETAPALETSFANAGQISPGYAAPWAAPGVPIKAVKWMFQKHAPLAIRLDGTQFQLRWMWQMLQNCTAERYAVNKGRMVRLAEYSRDCLQALRADTGIQYEGRTGGTLQVFRTQQQLDGAQKDIAVLKDANVPYELLSPTELARAEPALAAVSHKLTGGLRLPGDETGDCQLFTTRLAALAESLGVKFRFGMSIDALEMAGSRIAGVRCGGETLRADAYVVALGSYSTPLLSGIAKIPVYPLKGYSITAPIVDAAKAPVSTVLDETYKIAITRFDDRIRVGGMAEIVGFDKKLREARRDTLEMCVNDLFPGGGDTSQASFWTGLRPMTPDGTPVVGRTPVSNLFLNTGHGTLGWTMSCGSGQLLADLISGRRPAIQADDLSVHRYLGEFGRTPQPAYA; encoded by the coding sequence ATGCGAGTCGTCGTTCTGGGCAGTGGCGTTGTCGGCGTAACGAGTGCGTATTACTTGGCGCGCGCCGGTCACGCGGTGACGGTGGTCGATCGCGAAACCGCTCCGGCACTCGAAACGAGCTTCGCGAACGCCGGTCAGATCTCGCCCGGCTACGCGGCGCCGTGGGCTGCTCCCGGCGTACCGATCAAAGCAGTGAAGTGGATGTTCCAGAAGCACGCGCCTCTCGCAATCCGTCTGGACGGCACGCAGTTCCAATTGCGCTGGATGTGGCAGATGCTGCAAAACTGCACCGCCGAGCGCTATGCCGTCAATAAAGGCCGGATGGTGCGCCTCGCCGAATACAGTCGCGACTGTTTGCAGGCGTTGCGCGCCGATACCGGCATTCAATACGAAGGCCGCACGGGCGGTACGCTGCAGGTGTTTCGCACGCAGCAGCAGCTCGACGGCGCACAAAAAGACATCGCCGTGCTGAAGGACGCCAACGTGCCGTACGAGCTCTTGAGCCCCACCGAGCTCGCGCGCGCCGAACCGGCGCTCGCCGCCGTCTCGCACAAGCTGACGGGCGGGCTGCGTCTGCCCGGCGACGAAACGGGCGATTGCCAATTGTTCACGACGCGCTTGGCCGCGCTCGCCGAATCGCTCGGCGTGAAGTTCCGCTTCGGTATGTCGATCGACGCGCTGGAAATGGCCGGCAGCCGTATCGCAGGCGTGCGCTGCGGCGGCGAAACGCTGCGGGCAGATGCTTATGTCGTCGCGCTCGGTTCGTACTCGACCCCATTGCTGTCGGGCATCGCGAAAATCCCCGTCTACCCGCTCAAGGGCTATTCGATCACGGCACCGATCGTCGATGCAGCCAAGGCGCCCGTATCGACGGTGCTCGACGAAACGTACAAGATCGCGATCACGCGCTTCGACGATCGCATCCGCGTGGGCGGCATGGCCGAAATCGTCGGCTTCGACAAGAAGCTGCGCGAGGCTCGCCGCGACACGCTCGAAATGTGCGTCAACGATTTGTTCCCCGGCGGCGGCGATACGTCGCAAGCGTCGTTCTGGACGGGCCTGCGCCCGATGACACCCGACGGCACGCCGGTGGTCGGCCGCACGCCGGTGTCGAATCTATTCCTCAATACGGGACACGGCACGCTCGGTTGGACCATGTCCTGTGGTTCGGGCCAGTTGCTCGCCGACCTCATCTCGGGCCGCCGGCCGGCCATCCAAGCGGACGACCTCTCCGTTCATCGCTATCTTGGCGAGTTCGGCAGGACCCCGCAACCCGCTTACGCGTAA
- a CDS encoding electron transfer flavoprotein subunit alpha/FixB family protein, translating to MTILVIAEHDNASIKGATLNTVAAAQKIGGDIHVLVAGHNAQSAADAAAKIAGVTKVLLADAPQLAAGLAENVEATVLQIAKDYSHILAPATAYGKNVAPRVAAKLDVAQISEITAVVSADTFERPIYAGNAIATVQSGDAIKVITVRATGFDAVAAEGGSAAVEKIEAALDRGVSQFVSREVTKLDRPELTSANVIVSGGRGLGSGENYTKVLEPLADKLNAALGASRAAVDAGYVPNDYQVGQTGKIVAPQLYVAVGISGAIQHLAGMKDSKVIVAINKDPEAPIFSVADYGLVGDLFTLVPELVNALG from the coding sequence ATGACGATTCTGGTTATTGCCGAACATGACAACGCGTCGATCAAGGGCGCGACGCTGAACACCGTTGCCGCTGCGCAGAAGATCGGTGGCGACATTCACGTGCTGGTGGCGGGCCACAACGCGCAGAGCGCGGCCGATGCGGCGGCGAAGATTGCTGGCGTGACGAAGGTACTGCTGGCCGATGCGCCGCAACTGGCCGCGGGTCTTGCCGAGAACGTCGAAGCAACGGTCCTGCAAATTGCCAAGGACTACTCACATATCCTTGCGCCGGCCACGGCCTACGGCAAGAACGTGGCGCCGCGCGTGGCCGCGAAGCTCGACGTCGCGCAGATCAGCGAGATCACGGCCGTCGTGTCGGCCGATACGTTCGAGCGTCCGATCTACGCGGGCAACGCGATCGCCACGGTGCAATCGGGCGATGCGATCAAGGTGATCACGGTGCGCGCGACGGGCTTCGACGCGGTGGCGGCGGAAGGCGGTAGCGCCGCGGTTGAGAAGATCGAAGCGGCGCTTGACCGCGGCGTGTCGCAGTTCGTGAGCCGCGAAGTGACGAAGCTCGATCGTCCCGAATTGACGAGCGCGAACGTCATCGTGTCGGGCGGTCGCGGCCTGGGCAGCGGCGAGAACTACACCAAGGTGCTCGAGCCGTTGGCGGACAAGCTTAACGCGGCGCTGGGCGCTTCGCGCGCGGCCGTGGACGCGGGCTACGTGCCGAACGATTATCAAGTGGGACAGACGGGCAAGATCGTCGCGCCGCAACTGTACGTGGCGGTCGGCATCTCGGGTGCGATTCAGCACTTGGCCGGGATGAAGGATTCGAAGGTGATCGTGGCGATCAACAAGGATCCCGAAGCACCGATCTTCAGCGTGGCCGATTATGGCCTCGTCGGTGACTTGTTCACGCTCGTGCCTGAACTCGTGAACGCACTGGGCTAA
- a CDS encoding electron transfer flavoprotein subunit beta/FixA family protein has translation MKILVPVKRVVDYNVKVRVKSDGTGVDIANVKMSMNPFDEIAVEEAVRLKEAGVATEVIAVSAGVAQSQETLRTALAIGADRAILIESNEDLQPLAVAKLLKALVDKEQPQLVILGKQAIDDDSNQTGQMLAALANLPQATFASKVTIADEGGQKRATVAREVDGGAETLTLTLPAVVTTDLRLNEPRYVTLPNIMKAKKKPLETLKPEDLGVDVAPRLKTLKVAEPPKRSAGVMVPDVQTLVEKLKTEAKVL, from the coding sequence ATGAAAATTTTGGTGCCTGTCAAGCGCGTGGTCGACTACAACGTCAAAGTCCGAGTGAAGTCGGACGGCACGGGGGTCGACATTGCGAATGTGAAGATGTCGATGAATCCGTTCGACGAGATCGCCGTGGAAGAGGCGGTGCGCCTGAAGGAAGCGGGCGTGGCCACCGAGGTCATCGCGGTGTCGGCCGGTGTGGCGCAATCGCAGGAGACGCTGCGCACGGCGCTGGCGATCGGCGCGGACCGCGCGATCCTGATCGAGTCGAACGAAGATCTGCAGCCGCTGGCGGTGGCGAAGTTGCTGAAGGCGCTGGTGGATAAAGAGCAGCCGCAACTCGTGATCCTGGGCAAGCAGGCGATCGACGACGACTCGAACCAAACGGGTCAAATGCTCGCCGCGCTGGCGAACTTGCCGCAGGCGACGTTCGCCTCGAAGGTGACGATTGCCGACGAGGGTGGACAAAAGCGGGCCACGGTCGCACGCGAAGTGGACGGTGGCGCGGAAACGCTCACGTTGACGCTGCCGGCGGTGGTGACGACGGACCTTCGCTTGAATGAGCCGCGCTACGTGACGCTGCCCAACATCATGAAGGCGAAGAAGAAGCCGCTGGAGACGCTCAAGCCCGAAGACCTCGGCGTGGACGTTGCGCCGCGCTTGAAGACGCTGAAGGTGGCCGAGCCGCCCAAGCGCAGTGCCGGGGTGATGGTGCCGGACGTGCAGACGCTGGTCGAGAAGCTGAAGACCGAAGCCAAGGTGTTGTGA
- a CDS encoding methionine ABC transporter ATP-binding protein, whose protein sequence is MIELRQISQRFAGPNGWIDALHDINLTIPAGQIFGIIGRSGAGKSTLVRTINLLTRPSAGEVVVDGKRLNSLPTQALREARREIGMIFQHFNLLSSRTVFENVALPLELAGMKRAEIEAAVLPLLELVGLTALKDRYPARISGGQKQRVGIARALASRPKVLLSDEATSALDPETTRSILELLKRINRELGLTIVLITHQMEVIKDVCDRVAVLDAGRVVEEGNVVEVFLKPRHAVTRALLGDVIAHELPSAVKARVAAQIEAGEGQLLRFAFAGGGVDRPILSETIRRYALDFNILHGQVDEIQGHAFGSLAVLADGEPQQLAAALGFLREQGVVVEELSHVQ, encoded by the coding sequence ATGATCGAACTACGTCAAATCTCGCAGCGCTTTGCCGGCCCGAACGGTTGGATCGACGCGTTGCACGATATCAATCTCACGATTCCGGCGGGCCAGATTTTCGGCATCATCGGCCGTAGCGGCGCGGGCAAGAGTACGCTCGTGCGCACGATCAACCTGCTCACGCGGCCCAGTGCCGGCGAGGTGGTCGTCGACGGCAAGCGCCTGAACAGCTTGCCGACGCAAGCGTTGCGCGAGGCGCGCCGCGAAATCGGCATGATCTTCCAGCACTTCAATCTGCTCAGCTCGCGTACGGTGTTCGAGAATGTCGCGCTGCCACTCGAGCTCGCGGGCATGAAGCGCGCCGAGATCGAGGCCGCGGTGTTGCCGCTGCTCGAACTCGTCGGCCTGACCGCGCTCAAGGACCGCTACCCCGCACGCATCAGCGGCGGGCAGAAGCAGCGCGTCGGCATCGCCCGCGCACTGGCGAGCCGGCCGAAAGTGCTGCTCTCGGACGAGGCCACCTCGGCGCTCGACCCGGAAACGACGCGCTCGATCCTCGAGCTGCTCAAGCGCATCAATCGCGAACTCGGCCTCACGATCGTCCTCATCACGCACCAGATGGAAGTCATCAAGGACGTGTGCGACCGTGTGGCCGTGCTCGATGCGGGGCGCGTCGTGGAAGAGGGCAATGTCGTCGAGGTCTTTCTCAAGCCGCGTCATGCGGTCACACGCGCGCTGCTCGGCGACGTCATCGCGCACGAACTGCCGAGCGCAGTCAAAGCGCGCGTTGCGGCGCAAATCGAGGCAGGGGAAGGGCAGCTTCTGCGGTTCGCGTTCGCGGGTGGCGGGGTGGATCGGCCGATTCTGTCGGAGACCATCCGACGTTACGCGCTCGATTTCAATATCCTGCACGGCCAGGTCGACGAGATTCAAGGCCACGCGTTCGGCTCGCTCGCCGTGCTCGCCGACGGCGAGCCGCAGCAGTTGGCCGCCGCTCTGGGCTTTCTGCGCGAGCAGGGCGTCGTCGTCGAGGAACTGTCGCATGTTCAGTGA